A single window of Eucalyptus grandis isolate ANBG69807.140 chromosome 1, ASM1654582v1, whole genome shotgun sequence DNA harbors:
- the LOC104439177 gene encoding LOW QUALITY PROTEIN: geraniol 8-hydroxylase (The sequence of the model RefSeq protein was modified relative to this genomic sequence to represent the inferred CDS: inserted 1 base in 1 codon): MDYLVLILCLHLLWGLIQVLSFVAATIKKAPSNLPPGPWPLPLIGNLLELGKLPHQSLARLARTYGPIMKLQLGFVTTVVISSPTLAKEILQTHDALFLNRTIPDTITAHNHDQLGLPWMPIXASLRNLRKMFNSHLLSNKKLDSNQHLRKKKVEELVCYVQKCAQNGDVIDIGETAFRTSLNSLSNTVFSLDMTYPSNSAKELKEVVGQIMVEAGKPNLADYFPVLKKIDPQGLKQRMELHFGKMFDVFDVRIKKRWQQRMQSGSVASNDVLDALLDVMEEKSEDMDISLVKHLFLDFFVAGTETTSSTLEWAMAELLCNSEKLSKAQTELHEVIGKGNQMEEVDVPRLPYLQAIVKETFRLHPPFPLLLPRKSGADTQIGGFTIPKGAQVLINAWAIGRDPSIWVNPNEFVPERFLGSDIDLRGKNFELVPFGGGRRICPGLPLATRMLHLMLGSLINSFNWRLEDGVTPENMNMEDKFGISMQRAQPLKVVALPA, from the exons ATGGATTACTTGGTCTTGATTTTGTGCCTTCACTTACTGTGGGGTTTGATCCAAGTTCTCTCTTTCGTTGCAGCGACAATCAAAAAGGCTCCCTCCAACCTCCCACCCGGTCCGTGGCCTCTTCCACTCATCGGTAACCTTCTCGAACTCGGAAAGCTTCCCCACCAGTCTCTTGCTAGGCTAGCTCGCACTTATGGCCCCATAATGAAACTTCAGCTCGGCTTTGTAACCACGGTTGTCATTTCTTCTCCAACACTCGCCAAAGAAATCCTCCAAACCCACGACGCTCTATTCTTGAATCGAACCATTCCTGATACCATCACGGCCCACAATCATGATCAATTGGGCTTGCCTTGGATGCCCA TCGCCTCTCTTCGAAACCTTAGAAAAATGTTCAACTCACATCTATTGTCGAATAAGAAACTTGATTCCAACCAGCACCTTCGCAAGAAGAAAGTGGAAGAGCTTGTTTGTTACGTTCAGAAATGTGCGCAGAATGGTGATGTTATAGACATTGGCGAGACAGCTTTTAGGACTAGCCTTAACTCTCTGTCGAACACGGTTTTTTCATTGGACATGACGTACCCTTCAAATTCAGCTAAAGAGTTGAAGGAGGTGGTGGGGCAAATCATGGTTGAGGCTGGAAAGCCAAACCTTGCAGATTACTTTCCTGTGCTAAAGAAGATTGATCCACAGGGTTTGAAGCAGCGGATggaattgcattttggcaaaaTGTTTGATGTCTTTGATGTTCGCATCAAGAAAAGGTGGCAACAGAGGATGCAATCTGGTTCAGTTGCTAGCAACGATGTCTTGGATGCTCTTCTTGATGTAATGGAAGAGAAGAGTGAGGACATGGACATCTCTCTAGTCAAGCATCTGTTTCTG GATTTTTTTGTTGCCGGTACCGAAACCACTTCAAGTACTCTAGAGTGGGCAATGGCTGAGCTGCTTTGCAACTCAGAGAAGCTATCAAAAGCCCAAACCGAGCTCCACGAAGTCATTGGCAAAGGCAACCAGATGGAGGAAGTCGATGTACCTCGCTTACCGTATTTACAAGCTATCGTAAAAGAAACTTTCCGACTTCACCCACCTTTTCCACTTCTTCTCCCACGCAAATCTGGAGCCGACACACAAATAGGCGGTTTCACCATTCCAAAGGGTGCACAAGTTCTTATCAATGCATGGGCTATAGGAAGAGATCCTAGCATTTGGGTCAATCCAAATGAGTTTGTACCGGAGAGATTTCTAGGATCTGATATAGATCTGCGGGGAAAAAATTTTGAGCTTGTTCCATTTGGTGGTGGCAGGCGAATTTGTCCAGGATTGCCTTTGGCCACGAGAATGTTACATCTGATGCTGGGTTCGCtaattaactcatttaattgGAGGCTCGAAGATGGTGTCACACCAGAAAATATGAACATGGAAGACAAGTTCGGGATCAGCATGCAGAGAGCTCAGCCTCTAAAAGTCGTGGCCTTACCAGCGTAA